Within the Glycine max cultivar Williams 82 chromosome 12, Glycine_max_v4.0, whole genome shotgun sequence genome, the region TGTGTGATCCCTATGGGACAAGTTTAGGGTCTAAAGAAGGGTATTTTTGTGAGGTTATCGAAACTACAAACATAGTCAATTCAATTTCTGTATTTATTGTCTCGATGGTTAGGTGTAAAGTTCAAAGAGGGGAGTTCTAGTCAAGTTATCGAAGGTATATACATAATCAATCTTATCTATGTACGTCCTTTACTcaatggaaaatctcaagttgaAACTTGACTATTGGATTTACGTTGGGGTGATCGAaccaatttaaaaatcattgtaATATATAGTCTTCTAACCTTTACCTCTTTGTATTGTTTATCTATATAGCATATTTGTAATTGTCTTCCTTCTTCCACTTATgcgataatttcttcattttcatagtTTACTTTTGAATCCTCCATACAATAAAGATTTACATTCGATAATGAATaataaggaaacaaaacatCTTGTACGCATGGAATAGTCACTTGCGATGTTCATTGTTGTGCATGAGATGTTCAATGTGGAGTTAACCATACCGATTTATAGTGTAAGAAAGGTCTTCACActtccataaaaaaatgttctcATCCTTTAAATAATCACTCCCAACGATGCATAGGGAATCACACTTGTGATATTTTAGAATTCATCCATTTCAAAATACATTAAAGTAAATGGGTGAAGGATTATGAAAATGATGTGAGTTTTTCGAtgctttaatataataataatgcatatttaaaataattaaaattaaaaattatattttattaaaatttatagtatTTGTATTGTCCATCAAACCATGCACACAATAAAAAGTTGTCATGtaagtttaatatatttaacatgTTCTTGTTTTCCTATATCATAACATGTATCAAATGCACCCTAAGATTATTTGAGCAACTGGATGTAGATATTAAAGattgaactagtataaaacctTTGTGCCTTTATCTCTTTAACTTTTTATGGCTTGATTTTTTGTAAAGTATTAGAcctataattttgttatatcgGTTGATTAACCATGTTTTCCATTTAATATTTGTAACTTGGACCAATCATAGATTGAATAGAACAACCATCTAtcttttgaattgattaatgaATATTCTCATTAAAtcctaatataattttataaaagatttttaattgagaaagaatttttaaaataatcaattcaGAACTCCTTTCTCTATGCTTAGTTGACAAACCACACCAATCAAAATCACTTTAAATCCATTTGATTGGATTGGTTTCATGTCCAAATTCATTTTTTgggaatttaaattcaaatcatttAATGGGATATGAATTGGATATCTATATTACACTTTTAAATATCCAATTTATTCTCACCCAATAGGAATTGACATGGAAAAATACCTCAAACAAGTTGAGCATAAATCGAATATGCTTTAACTTAGACCAGGTCGATGATGCCCTTACTAAAATTAACCTAAGATCTGTTTTGGACACGATCtattataaattcaaaccataaattgatcttaaaattgTGTTTTGAACTCAAGTGTAGTTCTAAACCATAAAATCAGTTTTTAAACTAAGTTGGTTTTTGTGGTTTGAAATCAGtttcaaatcaattataaaaatccAAATCATATATTAAGATTCATATCCATTTAAGTGGATATAAATTTCAAACCCATACTATTTAAATGGATATGACTTGAATATGAATtagatttatataaaaaaaaccattcTATGTCTAGCCTTAATTTTAATggtaaatatgtttaatttgttAAGGTATTTATGTTAAAGTGTTAGAAAAAAAGtgacaataataatatactCAACTAATTCAAGTTAAACAAGAAAATTATAGATATATTATTAGTACGATTGGTAAGTGCACCAATTCATTCAAGTATTAATTAAAACAGTAAGACTGAGTATCGTGTccacaaaaaatttattatactttGATGACGCATATTCAGTTTGTAAACAATTTTAATTGtagtgaaataaaatgaaataactcGTTCATATTTCAAATTCCTGGAATACTTTTTCTAAGCTTAAAAACACATGACAAAGACAGACGCAAAATtgtataataaaacaaataccAAGATGAATGTGTTGGAGAATATTCTACTGAactttctcttgatgtgactaaagaaaattttctctatttaatattgTTCTAATTTTCTTTGCACCATTAAATTACTCTAACTGTAATTCCTCACATGAAAGAGCCTAGCCCTCCTAGTTTTGTTCTTGATTTCTCAACAAATTCATTCTAAGCGAGTTGCATCATGCAAAAGATGCAATATTTACTAGATTACTACACATTATTCTTAGAAATGCAGGCCTCTAGCtgctctaccaagttctaaggacTAAAAGCATTTTTCAATACTTAAAACcttataaaacatataaatgggtgatcaagccacaaatatgaaaaataaacacaaatagAAACAGAGAACactagtaataatattaaatagatagttagagtTTTTACATCAAGAGTGTTAAATGGAAAAACTCCCCAACAATGAAGTGCTTAGCCCTCCATTAACAAGGAGGGCTTGATACAAGGATGAAAATAAGATGGGAATGGACTGGTGAAGTGAAAATGTGAAGAAAAATGTCTAATTTCAACCTTGGTGCCATATTCCTTCCTTTCCATGTTGTTTGACGCTCCATTTTCCCTcctcttttagtttttaaagaCTTTTGGGTTTTTCAGCTTACGAGAGCGCGCTCAACGAGCATGTCTCGCCGAGCGACAGTTAGTGACTGGGCGCTAAGCGGGCttgaacgcgctaagcgcgagaagagacaaaaCCCTCACAAGGAGGGCTGGCTGCACGCTAAGCACGCTGCTCTCTGACCCAACATTCTCTTGGGTTTCACTCTCGTTGAGTGAACTGGCCTTCTCGTTAAGTGGATGAATCTCGCTTAGCCAATCTGGCTCGCTGAGCGAGTCCTTCAGTAGCATTTCAAAATCTTCTCTTCCTTAGCCTAAAAATCCAAATAAGTTCAACTTTAGTCATCCAAATGGAGTTTTCATTGTATAAattcacacaaaaataaaattatttacaaatctcACAAAAGAAACCATAAAATTAGTGGTACATTGTTACTTTTTATCCTACTTTTAATGCATTTAATACTCATGAATAGCAATTAACATATACATATACCAAAAACACAACATGcgcccaaaaaaataaaatgaattaaggaTATACTGTTGCTTTGGTCCTCAAAATTGTAATTCATGGTTACTTAAGTCCATAAAAGTATGAAACTATCTTTTAGGTCCTTGAAAGTGTAATTTGACTATCACTTTAGTCTTATTGTTAAAGTTAATATTCGTAATTATCTCTGACACACTACTTGCCTATGTGCTAGTTGAAGGTACACATGTGGATGACACGTGATAGTTCAGTACACAATAACAAGTGACAATGTACACGTATAGGATAAATAACAGttcaattattatcattttggtCTATTAAGAGATTGATAAGTTTACCAATTTTTATCACAagcaataaatattaaaatgaaaaattgagtGTCAAGTTCACagagactttgtttgtacttgtgTAGATAAATACCCAATTTGTAAGCAAGAGAAGAAGTAGAAGAGAAAGGGAATTATAAGTGTAAAATTTGAgggtaaaagggaaaagaaaaggataacaagaaaaataaataataatgtaaatgcAAAAGATGAAGTTAGAATGTGATAATATTAGGGTCTAGCATGTCTAACTACTCTTGAtgcaatattaatgtttttctctattaactGTTTTTCCAATTTTCATACACATCTACTAACATGCTCAACCTTGATCCCTCATgatgaagagcctaatttatgtattctctctcccaaatccctttgtaAAGATTGAATCACAAACAACATTAAGTGTAAAGATATAAGATTGAATCATAAACAACATTAAGTGTAAAGATATAAGATTGAATCATAAACAACATTAAGTGTAAATATGTATGCAAAGGTACAACAAAGTCGTTTTATCCCTAGTAATGCAATGTTGAGATGTCATTTCCCAATTATTTAGAcattaccatttcccaatgtataATCCCTAAAAATAGATGCATGAATGACCAAACCACATAATAGAGATGAAGAGTAGAAAAGAGACAATAGAAACTGTTTTGAATAGCTTTTAGACTCGGTgtgtttttctcttttgcttCCTCCTCCTTATATAGGCACAAGTAACTTAATTTTCACGCTGATTTCGTGCTTAGTGCGGACATTCGTGTTAAGCGCACCTTTAGATTTCATTGTGGACTTTTCTGTGCACTAAGCGTAGGCACACGATAAGCTTCAGTGATGCGCTAAACGAGCTGttcactttttcaattttttttcaaggtttttttttccactttttgcctcaattttccttcaaagtacttgaattcttctttctcttgacttttgttgataaaaaataacaaaaatgttaatttatttattattttattaaaaataataataaagtaaaaaaattacactcatTTACTAGTTAAAATTTACTATTAAATTAACTCATATTTTACAATTATCATGATTTCCGATTGAAATATCATGTGCATATGGTCAATTACCCCATATGCATCAAAATGTCAATTGTGACATAGACAGATAATGTGTCATGTACGAATATATATCAACTTTAGCAAAAGATTTTTATTGAAGGAATTAAAATGACAAACAAATTGGATTTTCACAAATCTAAATGACATTTTGATACTTATATCTAAGTGACAATATATTACACTTTTGGAGATCAAAATGATAGTTTAgccaataaattaataaaaatgaatgaattattgcatttcattaatattatatattcaaataaagaAGATTGGAGAGGAGATGAAAATGGAAGGAATGAAAACACGAATAagtatgtaatgatgttttttcttttatttaattgaagagaaagtgagaagaaaaaagaaaaaattgacttctagaaagataaatttaaatttcttttcctttcacttttccctcaatttatatttcaaaattttgttcctGCATCGTTTCCTTTCCCCTTTATCACACATAAGATACGTATCAAACAAacttattcacaaaaaaaaaaaaaatcaaagaaactaaacaaaaataatttttttaccaagTGCCACTAATGGATTTGGAGCTCAGGATTTGGGACAACAAGCGCTAACTAATGATGAAGTGAACCACGCTTGATGAAGCGGAGGGAGATGTCCATTTGGGCGCGcattgaaaagtgaaaagacGAGAGACTCAAAATTCCAATcttgatgaaaaagagaaaaaacatcTCAGCCGTCCTTCAAACGTCACGTCATCAATCCGCATCTCAGTCTACAAAAAATGGAAGGTCCACGTCATCGATCCGCGCGAAACTCTCCGAACCAATAAGAACGCGAAAAcccttttatatattaattaatcatgGCTACAGACATTTCTCATTAACAACTTCACCCATTCTTCATTCTAGCCATTCGAATTCCCAATCTAAAACCCTAATACCTTCAAAGAACGAAGTAGTGGATCAGTGATGGCACCTAAGGCAGAGAAGAAGCCAGCGGAGAAGAAGCCCGCGGAGGAGAAGAAGTCGACGGTGGGAGACAAGGCTCCGGCGGAGAAGAAGCCGAAGGCCGGAAAGAAGCTTCCGAAGGAGGGAGGAGCCGGCGGAGAAGgggggaagaagaaaaagaggaacaagAAGAGCGTGGAGACGTACAAGATATACATATTCAAGGTACTGAAGCAGGTCCACCCTGACATTGGTATCTCAAGCAAGGCCATGGGAATCATGAACAGCTTCATCAACGACATCTTCGAGAAGCTTGCTCAGGAATCTTCCAGACTTGCCCGCTACAACAAGAAGCCCACCATCACTTCAAGGGAAATCCAGACCGCGGTCAGGCTTGTGCTTCCCGGTGAATTGGCCAAGCACGCCGTTTCTGAGGGTACCAAGGCCGTCACCAAGTTCACCAGCTCATGAACCGACTATTATTTGGATTTTGTTTCTGGTTGCACACACAAATCTGTTCTATGTATCTGGAGACTTATGTTTGGATTTTGATCAGTAATTGTGCATGAACGTTGTAGTGGTGCTGATATAGTTAGTATATTCTTGGTATGGTACATGGAGTGGGCTGTTTCAGTATTAATGCATTTAAGATTCTCTAACATGTTCgtttatggatttttttttttttttatgttgattactTTAATTGCGCTATCTGGTACGAACAGGACATTTTGGGATGACTTTTCTTTTGGGGTTGTACGGGTTGGTGTGCACTCAGTTGGGGTGTCAACCCCTTCAACCTTCTGGCTCAACTCCTTTgtgctaaaaaaaatagaaagtttaCTAGAGTCTCAACCTCAAGCTGAAAATACTGTAGTCTTTAAGATGAACTAACAATCATTTGAATTCGGACACGAAAAACTTGATGAATTAACCATACTTACAAActgtgaaatttaatttttaaccgATGAAACTATTTTAGCTGCTGGAATACACTTGCAGATCCGATTAGAAGTAACTTAACACATGGTACGACCAGTAAATTACTCCAAGTCCAAGAAGGAAATTTAAATGTACTCTGTTTCACTCTTAAGTTGTCACCGGTGGGGAATGGGATGGCTCAgaacaattttatttgaaagtgCTTTATTGTGTTTCGGGTGTCAATTGAAAGTTCACAGTTATGTGTGTAATCAGTGCACTAGTGAGTCACAGCGCTCTTATTTTCCCTTTACCTCGATTTCTATGCACGCGCCACCATTCAACAACTAAGTTATTTGTCGTAGGTCTTCTCCAACTTCTTAAATTTAtcctttaattatatttattactaaCAATAATTGTAGTTTGAGTTTTGTTATTTGGtctactattttaaattttaactgtTTTGTTTTGGAACAAAGGGCTTTCCTACAATACCAATCAACTGGTTCTCAGAGATGCTTTTGGGCAACACGGTGAAATCATTGAAGGTAAAATCAAAGATCTTTTTCTCGTACTTTGGCTTCCCAaattggttatatatataattatgttgcaaccaattctttatttttccgTTTGCAGCTAAAGTACTATGTGATCACGTGACCGGGAAATCAAGGGGGTATCGATTTGTTCGGTTCATTTCTGAAACTACTGCCACCACAGCTCGCAAAGAAATGAATGGccaagtatttattttttattttcccaatTTGTTTAATATGAATTCACTTGTATATATGATTGTCTTAAAATTATGTGGGTTTTTTTTTGGCATCAACGTTTGCTCTATTTCATCTAACGTTGTTATAAGTGCGTCTTGTTCCTTATTGTTTCAGATACTGGATCTCATTTTTCTTCCCTTCCAAATTGGGAGGAGTGATATGGAACAAAGAgtaactttttataaaattacttgTCTATCCTTACTCCCTAATTACTCTCATTCAATACCCCTCTCAAAACAAAATGCAGCAGTCGGATGACTTTGAGAACTGAGAGCTCCATCACTATTTCAATGTTGACGATCCACTGCACCGCTCAAGGTAATTTTCCCCCTTCCTCGTATTCTATGTAATTCATGAGCATTATTGCCTGCtgtattttctttatcttctaatGGGAATGAATGAAAGATCCAGACTTTAGGATATCACAGGGTTTgacaattcttcatttgatgtACCTTATATGTGCCACAATGTGGGCATTCTTTGAATTAAGGAAAATATAATTGGAcaacatttatttatgtttcacGAATTCACACCTTGAAAGTTTTCGGTGTAGTTAACCGATCTTTGGACTTATACAAGTCATGTACATCAATGGAGCTGGATATTTAGCTCAGACAACGATCCTtttttaatgagatttttttcGAGACACATTATGTTTATGTTAAAAGCTTTTTCTGGTTTTCTGCAACTAACAATGCTGATTTGGATTGTTTGTATATACATCAGGAGATCTAGTTTTTAACATCTTAGGGGACTATACCTTGTGCCTCTGTATAGTTCTGAACAAATGGGCTAAAAGGAAATTCATACAATGATTAAATCCGATTTGTGGTATGAATGGGGAAAGTGAAGTGTGCTGTTAAatgcttttaccttttgttaaTTTGATTGGTACTGTTAGATGTTTAAGTGACTCTGCTGTTCTTCTAACAATGGATTGGCGTTTGTGTATGTTTTAATGCAATTGTGTCGTTTGTCTTTCTAACAACGAAAATGAATGTTTTTTAATAAGTCATACATCCTTTTTcatcataattatatattgcagttcatatttttaaaaataaggctAATATAGCTATAAAACAATTTATTCCCATTCTTTTCCTTACCTAGACAATGAAATGGAAATTTTGCTCTAAACAATGGAATGAAAGTTTTATTCCATTAAGgtccatttaattttaatcgATTCTATTCTATTAATCTTTTTTCATCGATGCAAACATAGTCTTACAGTAACTCCATCTGAGGTGCTCTAGTGCACTGAGCTTAATAAGAGCTATTTAACAAGAGTCCTGGAGCCTTATGGAGGTGCCTAATATGTTTGGGTGAGAAAGAGATGTTAGACTGGATTATGTACTTTTAGTAATGGATTTAGCTATTCAAGTAATAATCATAGCAGTAGTGTAGATAACTTGTATAATGAATCTGCAGATATTGCAAaatagaatgattatttatctgTTTAGCGTTCTCATTGATAGGTGAGTGGAACGCAGAACTAATCGGCCAGATCTCTTCGCACAACCTTTAATGCCAGAGATTTCTTGGCAATGCACATTCATAACTGATTTACAACCTATTTGCAGGCATTTAACTGTAAAAAAGGGGTAGACTGCGTGTACTGTACACTGTTTTagactaatttttttacatttaatttaGCTTATCTAATTGTATAAACTCTAGTCTCCTGTAAAATGAAAATCTTTTGGTTAATCTCTGTTTTACAAAAGTCAttcattttaatccttttacATTTTTCACGGTCATTTTGCATCCAAAAGAAATTGTTTTGTCAAGTTAAGAATCGGAACTTGTCTTtgaaatatttcaaatatattttgaaatctgAACCTGTCAATTAACTTCAAAGAGCACAATATGCTCAAAATTCTTAGATGTTACCATCAACAAAATCAAGATATAACGTGCAGTGTCTAGTAGGATTTTTTTCGAACATGCATCGTGTGAGGCCGTTGTTCTTTCTTATCGCTATCATCCTACAATATTTCAAGCCTGATTAATCATTACAAAGCAACCAAATATTTCTACTAAAAAATGCTGAAGGGATCCAAACAATACATCAATATTGCTTGTACATgcttttttgatttattttcctatacattttcttataaattttgtgataaagTATTTGGATAGTGTTTgaattatattcaaattttccaattccatatttttttttgaaggcaaaacatttcaataattaatagaAATAGACAGCCACAAGCAGTAACCGCCATACCTCAAAATTTACACGAATCATTACTGCTATAAAAAAACAGCACCCCCCCTGCACTAAACATGACCCGCTAAAGACCGAATAAAAATCAGAAATTACTTGAAACTTCACGATGGCATAATAACGAAACTAACACTCCCCAACATTCAGCATAAAGAAAGCCTTCATATAATGTGGaatcaaatttgtgaattacaTTATAAGGAAACCAAATtcataattaaagataaagtgGAGGatcaattttgtaattttgccaAATTAAAAAGTAACAAATAATTGCTTCCACTTTTTTCAATTCAACGATTCATAGAAAAAGTAATCAATTCCACGATAATGCAATATGTCATcctaattggattttttttaaatataaaactcacgattaaaaaaaattccaatatCAAAAGTGTCTAAAGATCATACATTTAAAGAAATCAAGTCTCGACAAACCAACCAATAAAACGTAAAATTTATAACAAGCGAATCTCCTATATATAATCCATTTCCATTTTCAAAATCATCAGTAGGTCTCTACCATcggtaaatattaaaaatatcaaacattACTCGAAAGACcaactcaaaatttaacaagTCAGTGACTCATTTTTACTTCTTTCAATTTCAAGGTGTATAGTTAATACATTAGAGTAATATTCCGagacatgctaggtgcacccagcaattaggTGAATAGGCAAAATTGtccttgtattaaaaaaataattccttctttcggaagaaggttcttccggtagaACAATTTATTCTATCAGAAAAACCTTCTTA harbors:
- the LOC100778668 gene encoding probable histone H2B.1; amino-acid sequence: MAPKAEKKPAEKKPAEEKKSTVGDKAPAEKKPKAGKKLPKEGGAGGEGGKKKKRNKKSVETYKIYIFKVLKQVHPDIGISSKAMGIMNSFINDIFEKLAQESSRLARYNKKPTITSREIQTAVRLVLPGELAKHAVSEGTKAVTKFTSS